The region CGTGGAAGACGCGCCGGAGGATATGTTTGCCAAAGTCATGTCCGTTTCGGACGATTTGATGTGGAGATACTATGAACTGCTCAGTCAAAAAACGGCGGAGGAGATAAAGAAGTTAAAAACGGGGCATCCGATGGACGCAAAGAGGGATCTTGCGTTTGAGATAACCGCATGGCTTGCGGACGGAAAGAAGGCGGCGGCGGCGGCGGACGCCTTTGCAGGCAAGTTTTCAAAGAGGGAGTTTCCCGAAGACGCCCCGGAGAGGGTTTTTTCGCGGGGGAAGGTAAAGACCGTGCTTGATCTGGCGGTTGAGGTTTCCGGTTCGCTGAAAAGCCGGGCGGAGGCAAAGCGGCTGATAGGGCAGGGGGGGTTGACGATAAACGGGGAGAAGCATTCCGACCCCTCAGGGGCGATTCCCGAAGGGGAGGAGTTTGAGGTTAAAATCGGGAAGAAAGAGTTTGTCCGGGTTTTGGAAGGGAAATAGTATGTCTTTTCAGGGGTTTGGGCGATTTATAGCAAGTTATAAGCGGTTTGGCGTATATGGCGTTATATGACCTTATATGATGTTATATTGACATATATTTTGTTATAAATTACTATCCGTTTCGTAATGAAGCCTGTTAACAATCCGTTTTCGCCGGGGGCGGGTTCTCCTCCGCCCGCGCTTGTGGGTAGGGAGGATATTCTGGAGCGGTGTCGCATTCTTCTGGCGAGGGTAAGAGCCGGGCGTTCGGAGAGGAGCATGCTCCTTACGGGGTTGCGCGGTGTCGGCAAGACGGTGTTGCTGAATGAGATGGAGATAGTGTCGCGCAATGAGGGGTGTTACCCGGTGCTTATTGAGGCGTCCGAGGAAAAGCCTTTCGCCTCCCTGCTTGCTCCCAGTTTAAGAAGGTTGCTTTTTGATTTGGACAGGATGGCCGCCGCAGGCGACAAAGCCCGCCGCGCTCTGGCGGTTTTGAAGGGGTTTGTCGGGGCCGTCAAACTGTCCGTGGGAGACATAACCGTCAACATAGACATAGACCCCGAAGTCGGGGTTGCCGACAGCGGGGATATGGAGGCCGATTTGCCAGAGTTGTTTGTCGCCATAGCGGAAGCCGCTCAGGAAAAGGGGACGGCGGTCATCATTCTTCTGGATGAGGTTCAGTATTTGAAGGATGCGGAACTCGGCGCTCTGATGATGACGATGCACAAGATGCAGCAGCGTCAGTTGCCGCTTGCTCTCGTGGGGGCGGGGCTGCCCGTTCTTCCGGGTCTTGCCGGAAGGATCAAATCCTACGCCGAGCGGCTGTTTGATTTTCCGCACATAGGCGGTTTGTCCAAAGAGAACACTTATGAGGCTTTGCAAGAGCCGGTTTCGGAGAGAGGGGTTCGGTTTGAGGAGGATGCTCTCGGTGAGATATTCAGAATGTCCGAAGGGTATCCGTATTTTCTTCAGGTGTGGGGCTATCAGGCGTGGAATCATGCGGTGGAATCCCCCATAACAGTTGAACTGGTAAGGCAAATTTCCCCGAAGGTTGTTGACCATCTTGATGAAAACTTTTTCCGTGTCCGCTTTGACAGGCTGACCCCGACGGAAAAAGAGTTTCTGCGCGCCATGGCTGACATAGAGGGGAATGAGAAGCGCACCAATGATATTGCCGCCGCGCTGG is a window of Candidatus Dadabacteria bacterium DNA encoding:
- a CDS encoding ATP-binding protein, whose amino-acid sequence is MKPVNNPFSPGAGSPPPALVGREDILERCRILLARVRAGRSERSMLLTGLRGVGKTVLLNEMEIVSRNEGCYPVLIEASEEKPFASLLAPSLRRLLFDLDRMAAAGDKARRALAVLKGFVGAVKLSVGDITVNIDIDPEVGVADSGDMEADLPELFVAIAEAAQEKGTAVIILLDEVQYLKDAELGALMMTMHKMQQRQLPLALVGAGLPVLPGLAGRIKSYAERLFDFPHIGGLSKENTYEALQEPVSERGVRFEEDALGEIFRMSEGYPYFLQVWGYQAWNHAVESPITVELVRQISPKVVDHLDENFFRVRFDRLTPTEKEFLRAMADIEGNEKRTNDIAAALGKETSSTSPIRRNLINKGMIYSPSHGNLAFTVPLFDEFMRRAIAVSGGV